One Oscillospiraceae bacterium genomic region harbors:
- a CDS encoding Crp/Fnr family transcriptional regulator, whose amino-acid sequence MENSAYLALPLFAGLTAGDIPAALAALDALCRPFAKGETLLEAGQRGAPMGVVLAGRVLIEHLDLWGNRTLLGRAAEGELFAETYAFLPDQPMLVSVVAAERGEALFLDPGKLMAPGCEPWRWQIMQNLLHILAGKNLNLARRSLYTAPKTIRERVTAYFSTLAVQKGSLEFELPFDRQQLADHLGVDRSALSSTLSAMQRDGLLTIDRRRVCLKKAEGL is encoded by the coding sequence ATGGAAAATTCCGCTTATCTTGCCCTGCCGCTGTTTGCGGGGCTTACAGCCGGGGACATCCCCGCGGCGCTGGCCGCGCTGGATGCCCTTTGCCGCCCCTTTGCCAAGGGGGAGACCCTGTTGGAGGCCGGGCAGCGCGGTGCGCCGATGGGCGTGGTGCTGGCAGGCCGGGTGCTTATCGAGCATCTCGACCTGTGGGGCAACCGCACGCTGCTGGGCCGCGCCGCCGAGGGCGAGCTTTTTGCCGAGACTTACGCCTTTCTGCCCGACCAGCCGATGCTGGTCAGCGTGGTGGCGGCGGAGCGGGGCGAGGCACTGTTTTTGGACCCCGGCAAGCTGATGGCCCCCGGGTGCGAACCATGGCGCTGGCAGATTATGCAAAACCTTTTGCACATTTTGGCGGGCAAAAATTTGAATCTGGCCCGCCGCAGCCTGTACACTGCACCCAAGACCATCCGGGAGCGGGTGACGGCCTACTTTTCCACGCTGGCCGTGCAGAAGGGCAGCCTGGAGTTTGAGCTGCCCTTTGACCGCCAGCAGCTGGCCGACCACCTGGGCGTCGACCGCAGTGCGCTGTCCAGCACGCTTTCCGCCATGCAGCGCGACGGC
- a CDS encoding 4Fe-4S binding protein yields MKRRIVEIDEAKCNGCGACANACHEGAIAMVNGKAHLMRDDYCDGFGDCLPHCPTGAITFVEREAVPYNEAAVQAAKQHKAAHACPGSAPRTFGGCPGSMAKALHPDAETAAATPETAPSQLRQWPVQIKLVPTNAPYFDGAKLLIAADCTAYAYAAFHQKFIRGHITLVGCPKLDDVDYSEKLTRIIRDNDIKEVTVVRMEVPCCGGLENAAKRALQASGKFLPWQVVTISTDGRILD; encoded by the coding sequence ATGAAACGAAGAATTGTTGAAATTGATGAGGCCAAGTGCAACGGCTGCGGTGCCTGCGCCAACGCCTGCCATGAGGGCGCCATTGCCATGGTCAACGGCAAAGCCCATCTGATGCGGGACGATTACTGCGACGGCTTTGGCGACTGCCTGCCCCACTGCCCCACCGGGGCCATCACTTTTGTGGAGCGCGAGGCCGTGCCCTACAACGAGGCCGCCGTACAGGCTGCCAAGCAGCATAAAGCGGCCCACGCCTGCCCCGGCAGTGCGCCCCGCACCTTCGGCGGCTGCCCCGGCAGTATGGCCAAGGCCCTGCACCCCGATGCCGAAACCGCCGCTGCTACGCCGGAAACGGCCCCCAGCCAGCTGCGCCAGTGGCCGGTGCAGATCAAACTGGTGCCCACCAACGCCCCCTACTTTGACGGTGCCAAGCTGCTGATCGCCGCCGATTGCACGGCCTACGCCTACGCGGCTTTCCACCAGAAGTTCATCCGCGGGCACATTACGCTGGTGGGCTGCCCCAAGCTGGACGATGTGGATTACAGCGAAAAGCTGACCCGCATCATCCGCGACAACGACATCAAAGAAGTGACCGTTGTGCGGATGGAAGTGCCCTGCTGCGGCGGCCTGGAAAACGCCGCCAAGCGCGCCCTGCAGGCCAGCGGCAAGTTCCTGCCCTGGCAGGTGGTGACCATCTCCACCGATGGCCGTATTCTGGACTGA
- a CDS encoding DUF6514 family protein → MYRYISVSEELSSPYLGRYRSFGIAAQREAAGHWQVVCKVSDVSTDPVFVENLAARCTAGQLEPVHLMDIIEDALI, encoded by the coding sequence ATGTACCGCTATATCTCTGTATCGGAAGAACTGTCCTCTCCTTATCTGGGGCGGTATCGTTCTTTCGGCATTGCGGCGCAGAGAGAAGCGGCCGGGCACTGGCAGGTGGTGTGCAAGGTCTCGGATGTCTCTACCGACCCTGTTTTTGTGGAGAATCTGGCGGCGCGATGTACTGCTGGCCAGCTGGAGCCGGTCCACCTGATGGATATTATAGAGGATGCGCTGATTTGA
- a CDS encoding MarR family transcriptional regulator, with product MTIQNIKDLLDACYQGKRVRELLPPLPRGVRPSYVQYLDVIETLESHGVRVKVSDISDTLHLPRPGVTRTVKEMEDKGYLRKIASEEDGRVTYLAITDSGKRLSQIHNAQFFAQLAPLLADISDEDAACTVRTIQKLYDVMSERSDSLER from the coding sequence ATGACAATCCAAAACATAAAGGATCTGCTGGATGCCTGCTATCAGGGTAAGCGCGTGCGGGAGTTGCTGCCGCCGCTGCCGCGAGGGGTGCGGCCCTCTTACGTTCAGTATCTGGACGTCATCGAAACGCTGGAAAGTCACGGTGTCCGTGTGAAGGTATCGGACATCAGCGATACGCTCCATCTGCCCCGGCCGGGTGTTACTCGCACCGTCAAGGAGATGGAGGATAAGGGCTATCTGCGAAAAATTGCATCGGAAGAGGATGGCCGCGTGACCTACCTTGCCATTACAGACAGCGGCAAGCGGCTTTCCCAGATCCACAATGCACAGTTTTTTGCACAACTTGCGCCGCTGCTGGCCGATATTTCGGATGAGGATGCGGCCTGCACCGTTCGTACCATTCAAAAGCTTTACGATGTTATGTCAGAAAGGAGCGACTCCCTTGAACGCTGA
- a CDS encoding MATE family efflux transporter, whose amino-acid sequence MNADKTDFTQGSILKKLSLFMLPVLGALILQAAYGAVDLLVVGRFGSTAGLSAVSTGSQLLNLVTFVVTQLAMGVTVLIARYIGEKKPEQIGAVLGGAAVVFAILSAAIFVLLVGFARPISALMQAPAEALTLTTSYVRICGAGIFFIVAYNLMSAIFRGLGDSRSPLLFVLVACLVNVAGDLLLVAGLKMDAAGAAIATVAAQAVSVVLAVFILLKKQLPFTIKKSDFCFNVQCRKFLEVGLPLALQEFLTQLSFLALCAFVNRLGLAASSGYGVASKIVNFAMLIPSALMQSMASFVAQNVGAGDSKRAKKAMFTGIGIGLVFGCAVFALIMLKGDLLAGVFSTDAEVVANGFAYLKGFAPETIATAILFSMVGYFNGNNKTVWVMIQGLVQTLLVRLPLAYVMSIQPNASLTKIGLAAPISTLVGVVLNIGFYSWLNRAEQHKQTIPE is encoded by the coding sequence TTGAACGCTGATAAGACTGATTTTACACAAGGCAGTATCCTGAAAAAGCTGTCTCTTTTTATGCTTCCTGTTTTAGGCGCTCTGATTCTGCAGGCAGCCTACGGCGCGGTGGACCTGCTGGTTGTCGGACGTTTCGGCTCCACCGCCGGTCTTTCGGCGGTTTCCACCGGCAGCCAGCTGCTCAACCTTGTCACCTTTGTGGTCACCCAGCTGGCGATGGGCGTTACGGTGCTGATTGCCCGTTACATCGGTGAAAAGAAGCCGGAGCAGATTGGTGCTGTGCTGGGCGGCGCGGCGGTGGTGTTTGCCATTTTATCCGCAGCAATCTTTGTGCTGCTGGTAGGCTTTGCCCGGCCGATTTCCGCGCTGATGCAGGCCCCGGCGGAGGCCCTGACCCTGACCACCAGCTATGTGCGTATCTGCGGTGCGGGCATTTTCTTTATTGTGGCGTATAACCTGATGTCCGCTATCTTCCGCGGTCTGGGTGACAGCCGCTCCCCGCTGTTGTTTGTGCTGGTAGCCTGCCTGGTCAATGTGGCGGGCGACCTGCTGCTGGTGGCCGGGCTGAAAATGGATGCCGCCGGTGCAGCCATTGCTACTGTGGCCGCACAGGCGGTCAGTGTGGTGTTGGCAGTTTTCATCCTGCTCAAAAAACAGCTGCCGTTCACCATCAAAAAATCGGATTTCTGCTTCAATGTACAGTGCCGCAAATTCCTCGAGGTTGGCCTGCCGCTGGCTTTGCAGGAGTTCCTGACTCAGCTGTCGTTTTTGGCGCTCTGCGCATTCGTCAATCGCCTGGGGCTGGCGGCCTCGTCCGGCTACGGTGTTGCCAGCAAGATTGTCAACTTTGCGATGCTGATTCCCAGTGCGCTGATGCAGTCGATGGCCTCCTTTGTGGCGCAGAACGTGGGCGCGGGTGACAGCAAGCGTGCTAAAAAAGCGATGTTTACCGGCATTGGTATCGGCTTGGTCTTTGGCTGTGCCGTGTTTGCACTGATTATGCTCAAGGGTGATCTGCTGGCCGGGGTGTTCTCGACCGATGCAGAGGTTGTGGCAAACGGCTTTGCCTACCTGAAGGGCTTTGCCCCAGAAACCATTGCCACGGCGATTTTGTTCAGCATGGTGGGCTACTTCAACGGTAACAACAAGACGGTATGGGTGATGATTCAGGGACTGGTGCAGACACTGCTGGTCCGCCTGCCGTTGGCCTATGTTATGAGTATCCAGCCCAACGCCAGCCTGACGAAAATCGGCCTTGCGGCCCCCATCTCCACACTGGTGGGCGTTGTGCTGAACATTGGCTTCTACAGCTGGCTCAACCGCGCCGAGCAGCACAAGCAGACAATACCCGAATAA
- a CDS encoding ROK family protein: MDIKGTLEREFCLPVTVANDANCMLLGEVWAGAAKGYTDVIGVTLGTGVGGGILTGGRLLEGARGLGGELGHFRLHALDGVACTCGAIGCYERYAATTALVRSAQKAGIGLPDGRAIFEAAAAGDARTLAVVHAWVNEIAQGLAGLVHIFNPQLILIGGGVSAQQELLIDPLAEKVRASVMPAFAEGLELKSAALQNDAGLVGAVYYFSLHGQTK; this comes from the coding sequence GTGGACATAAAAGGTACGCTGGAACGCGAGTTTTGCCTGCCCGTCACCGTTGCCAACGATGCCAACTGCATGCTGCTGGGCGAAGTCTGGGCCGGTGCAGCCAAAGGCTATACCGATGTGATCGGCGTTACGCTGGGCACCGGCGTGGGCGGCGGCATCCTGACCGGCGGCCGCCTGCTGGAGGGTGCCCGGGGCCTTGGCGGCGAGCTGGGACACTTCCGGCTCCACGCGCTGGACGGCGTGGCCTGCACCTGCGGGGCCATCGGCTGTTACGAGCGCTACGCCGCCACCACCGCGCTGGTGCGCAGCGCCCAAAAGGCCGGGATTGGCCTGCCCGATGGCCGCGCGATTTTTGAAGCCGCTGCCGCAGGGGATGCCCGCACGCTGGCGGTCGTTCATGCTTGGGTGAATGAAATTGCCCAGGGCCTGGCCGGGCTTGTGCATATCTTCAACCCGCAGTTGATCCTGATCGGCGGCGGCGTCAGCGCCCAGCAAGAGCTGCTGATCGACCCGCTGGCCGAAAAAGTACGCGCCAGCGTCATGCCCGCTTTTGCCGAGGGTCTGGAGCTAAAATCCGCTGCCCTGCAGAATGATGCCGGGCTGGTCGGCGCGGTGTATTACTTTTCTCTGCATGGGCAAACCAAGTAA
- a CDS encoding MurR/RpiR family transcriptional regulator, with product MVEQNFWEMLRAKHDSLTKSGTIVADYLVQHAEDAQYLSISSLAKACGVAEATIFRFCRSLGFDGYNEMKIALAKANAMTVPVALKLEPGVDTQILCTHAYNTAIEALNGTRNALDPDAIDQAATLLQRARQVFCFGQGGSSLLASDIWARFATISTKFHTSGDSHMQAIAASLMGPEDVVLFVSYSGATRDMMDTLRLAKDNGAKVILLTHYDDAPGTALADVVLLCGTKESPLDSGSMPVKLAVLFVANVLVLRYTLDNQELVSLSRERTTKALGNKLL from the coding sequence ATGGTTGAGCAGAATTTTTGGGAGATGCTGCGTGCCAAGCACGACAGCCTGACAAAATCCGGCACGATCGTGGCGGACTACCTGGTGCAACATGCCGAGGACGCCCAGTATTTATCGATCTCCTCGCTGGCAAAGGCGTGCGGCGTGGCCGAGGCCACCATTTTCCGCTTTTGCCGCTCCCTGGGGTTTGACGGCTACAACGAGATGAAGATTGCCCTGGCCAAGGCCAACGCCATGACGGTGCCGGTGGCATTAAAGCTGGAACCTGGCGTAGATACGCAGATTTTATGCACCCATGCCTACAATACGGCCATCGAGGCACTGAACGGCACCCGCAACGCGCTGGACCCCGATGCCATCGACCAGGCCGCCACGCTGCTGCAGCGGGCACGGCAGGTGTTCTGCTTCGGGCAGGGCGGCAGCAGCCTGCTGGCGAGTGACATCTGGGCGCGGTTTGCCACCATCTCCACGAAGTTCCATACCAGCGGCGACAGCCACATGCAGGCCATCGCGGCCAGCCTGATGGGGCCGGAGGATGTGGTGCTGTTCGTTTCCTACTCCGGCGCAACGCGGGACATGATGGATACGCTGCGTCTGGCCAAGGACAACGGCGCAAAGGTTATTCTGCTGACCCACTATGATGACGCCCCCGGCACGGCGCTGGCGGACGTGGTGTTGCTGTGCGGCACTAAGGAAAGCCCGCTGGACTCCGGCAGTATGCCGGTGAAGCTGGCGGTGCTGTTTGTGGCCAACGTGCTGGTACTGCGCTACACGCTGGACAACCAGGAGCTTGTCAGCCTATCCCGCGAGAGAACGACCAAGGCACTGGGAAATAAACTGTTGTAA
- a CDS encoding Cof-type HAD-IIB family hydrolase produces the protein MPQTKIVFFDIDGTLIDMQAKKITPKMLETLHRLQDRGIKICIATGRSPMVLPKIDGVAFDAYLTFNGSLCYDRKGVIFSNPIPHKDVVRFIQNAAALGRPVCVSTRGRLAANGTDTDLTDYFFIANEPVPVADDFDAVCAEDIYQLMLGCRPKDYPALLDGAPGAKIAAWWDRAVDVIPAGGGKGIGIEKMLAYYGLDKAEALAFGDGNNDREMLQAVGTGVAMENGSPELKAIADEICGPVYEDGIYHYCADKGLI, from the coding sequence ATGCCGCAGACGAAAATCGTTTTCTTTGATATTGACGGCACGCTGATCGATATGCAGGCGAAGAAAATCACCCCAAAAATGTTGGAGACTCTGCACCGTTTGCAGGACCGCGGCATCAAAATCTGCATCGCCACCGGGCGCTCCCCCATGGTGCTGCCCAAAATCGACGGGGTTGCGTTTGATGCGTACCTGACCTTCAACGGCTCGCTGTGCTATGACAGGAAAGGTGTCATCTTCAGCAACCCCATCCCCCACAAGGACGTGGTGCGTTTTATCCAAAACGCGGCGGCGCTGGGGCGGCCGGTCTGTGTTTCTACCAGGGGCCGCCTGGCGGCCAATGGCACCGACACCGACCTGACCGACTACTTTTTCATTGCCAACGAACCCGTGCCTGTGGCGGACGACTTTGACGCTGTGTGCGCGGAAGACATTTACCAGCTGATGCTGGGCTGCCGCCCGAAGGACTACCCTGCCCTGCTGGACGGTGCACCGGGGGCGAAGATCGCCGCCTGGTGGGACCGCGCGGTGGATGTCATCCCCGCGGGCGGCGGCAAGGGCATCGGCATTGAAAAAATGCTGGCCTATTACGGGCTGGACAAGGCCGAAGCATTGGCCTTTGGCGACGGCAACAACGACCGGGAAATGCTGCAGGCTGTGGGCACCGGTGTGGCTATGGAGAATGGCTCGCCCGAGTTGAAAGCCATCGCCGATGAAATCTGCGGCCCGGTGTACGAGGATGGAATCTATCACTATTGCGCCGACAAGGGCTTAATTTAA
- a CDS encoding GtrA family protein yields the protein MQFWNNFAAKHPAAAKWVREGGLFVVVSNLITVFKYLLLQFLPKAFASLPVVDFGWPGIPVTLFGETFQWNILGYDAAHGGLPYFCAYMIAMVIGECINFPIQRNFVFRSKGNLAKQIGWYVVAFCLITCIVNSINCVWVAVAGLLVPDFIYNIGTTVLNGGISMVIFFFVNKIIFPEGQQKKD from the coding sequence GTGCAATTCTGGAATAACTTCGCGGCCAAGCACCCCGCCGCTGCCAAGTGGGTGCGGGAGGGCGGCCTGTTCGTGGTCGTGTCCAACCTTATCACCGTTTTTAAGTATCTGCTGCTGCAGTTTTTGCCCAAGGCCTTTGCCAGCCTGCCGGTGGTAGACTTCGGCTGGCCGGGCATCCCGGTCACGCTGTTTGGCGAGACCTTCCAGTGGAATATTCTGGGCTACGATGCTGCCCACGGCGGCCTGCCCTACTTCTGCGCCTACATGATCGCCATGGTCATCGGTGAGTGCATCAACTTCCCGATCCAGCGCAACTTTGTGTTCCGCAGCAAGGGCAATCTGGCCAAGCAGATCGGCTGGTACGTGGTGGCGTTCTGCCTCATCACCTGCATCGTCAACTCCATCAACTGTGTGTGGGTGGCGGTGGCTGGCCTGCTGGTGCCGGACTTCATCTACAACATCGGCACCACCGTTTTGAACGGCGGCATCTCAATGGTCATTTTCTTCTTCGTGAATAAAATCATCTTCCCCGAGGGACAGCAGAAGAAAGACTAA
- a CDS encoding glycoside hydrolase family 3 C-terminal domain-containing protein, with the protein MKNAEIIAKLNLEQKCALLSGAGTFTTRGCPEAGVPSITLSDGPNGVRKQAGAADHLGLNPSVPATCFPTAVTVACSWDPVLGEEVGKAMGEEAAAQEVAVLLGPGLNTKRSPLCGRDFEYFSEDPYLAGKMAAAYVRGIQSEGIAACPKHFAVNSQELRRMASDSVLDERTLREIYLTGFEIVVKESAPKTIMSSYNLVNGTYANENAHLLQDILRRDWGFTGAVVTDWGGSNDHALGVKNGSTLEMPAPGGDAVRELLSAVKSGKITEADVDARLDELLTLIYDTHAAVQNHSRSFDADAHHALARRAAAESTVLLKNEDNLLPLAAGTKVAVIGDFAETPRYQGAGSSAVNSIKVDSLLGCWAESGLEQVGFAAGFDRQGKPDAAKQAEAVTLAQKADVVLLCMGLDEIKESEGLDRSDMCVASNQIELLRALQKVNPNIVVVLSAGASVETSWANHCKALVYGALGGQAGAGAMLDVLTGKVNPSGKLAESWAKAYSDTPARDNFAGDGRTVQYREGLYVGYRYHQTAGVAPAYPFGFGLSYTTFAYADVKATPQGVSLTVTNTGDREGAEIVQVYVAKPDAKIFRPTQELKGFAKVQLAAGESKRVTVALDDKAFRYWNTLTNAWEVEGGSYEVRVGASCEDIRLTAVVTVTGTGAPNPYEGKSLPHYTGGKVQNVPDAEWETLLGRPIPDDTVKIDRNMTLGELNHSRSPLCWLIWLVLHTLLTASYKKGQPNLNVMFQYNMPLRALAKMTSGAISMGMVDGIVLEAKGFWVIGLVKVILEAIKNIILNAQLESRLRNS; encoded by the coding sequence TTGAAAAACGCTGAAATCATCGCAAAACTGAATCTGGAACAAAAATGCGCACTGCTTTCGGGCGCGGGCACCTTCACCACGCGCGGCTGCCCCGAGGCGGGTGTGCCGTCCATCACCCTGTCGGACGGGCCGAACGGCGTGCGCAAGCAGGCCGGGGCGGCGGACCATCTGGGGCTGAACCCCAGCGTGCCGGCTACCTGCTTTCCCACGGCTGTCACCGTGGCATGCAGCTGGGACCCCGTCCTGGGCGAGGAAGTGGGCAAAGCTATGGGCGAGGAAGCCGCCGCGCAGGAGGTTGCCGTACTGCTGGGGCCGGGCCTCAACACCAAGCGCAGCCCTCTCTGCGGCCGCGACTTCGAGTACTTCTCCGAGGACCCTTACCTTGCGGGCAAAATGGCAGCCGCCTATGTGCGGGGCATCCAGAGCGAAGGCATCGCCGCCTGCCCCAAGCACTTCGCCGTCAACAGCCAGGAGCTGCGCCGCATGGCGTCGGACTCCGTGCTGGACGAACGCACCCTGCGGGAGATCTACCTGACCGGCTTTGAGATCGTGGTGAAAGAATCCGCACCCAAAACCATCATGTCCAGCTACAATTTGGTCAACGGCACCTACGCCAACGAAAATGCCCATCTGCTGCAGGACATCCTACGCAGGGATTGGGGCTTTACCGGCGCTGTCGTTACCGACTGGGGCGGCTCCAACGACCATGCACTGGGCGTAAAGAACGGCTCCACGCTGGAAATGCCCGCCCCCGGCGGTGACGCCGTGCGGGAACTGCTGTCCGCTGTCAAGTCCGGCAAGATCACCGAGGCCGATGTGGATGCCCGCCTGGACGAACTGCTGACGCTGATTTACGACACCCACGCCGCTGTGCAGAACCACAGCCGCAGCTTTGACGCCGACGCACACCACGCGCTGGCCCGCCGCGCCGCTGCCGAAAGCACGGTGCTGCTGAAAAACGAGGACAACCTGCTGCCGCTGGCGGCAGGCACCAAAGTGGCGGTCATCGGCGACTTTGCCGAGACCCCGCGCTACCAGGGCGCAGGCTCCAGCGCGGTCAACTCCATCAAGGTAGATTCGCTGCTGGGCTGCTGGGCCGAAAGCGGACTGGAACAGGTAGGATTTGCCGCCGGTTTCGACCGCCAGGGCAAACCCGACGCCGCCAAGCAGGCCGAAGCCGTGACGCTGGCCCAAAAGGCTGACGTGGTGCTGCTCTGCATGGGCCTGGACGAAATCAAAGAGAGCGAGGGCCTGGACCGCAGCGATATGTGCGTAGCATCGAACCAAATCGAGCTGCTGCGTGCGCTGCAAAAGGTCAACCCCAACATTGTGGTGGTGCTCAGCGCCGGCGCATCGGTGGAGACCTCTTGGGCGAACCACTGCAAGGCGCTGGTCTACGGCGCTTTGGGCGGCCAGGCCGGGGCCGGGGCCATGCTGGACGTGCTGACCGGCAAGGTCAACCCGAGCGGCAAGCTGGCCGAGAGCTGGGCCAAGGCGTATTCGGATACCCCCGCCCGGGACAACTTTGCCGGCGACGGCCGCACCGTACAGTACCGCGAGGGGCTGTACGTGGGCTATCGCTACCACCAGACGGCCGGGGTCGCTCCCGCTTATCCGTTTGGGTTTGGCTTAAGCTACACCACCTTTGCCTATGCTGACGTAAAAGCCACACCCCAGGGCGTAAGCCTGACCGTGACCAACACCGGCGACCGTGAGGGCGCGGAGATCGTGCAGGTCTACGTAGCCAAGCCTGATGCCAAGATCTTCCGCCCCACGCAGGAGCTGAAAGGCTTTGCCAAGGTGCAGCTGGCGGCAGGGGAGAGCAAGCGGGTGACTGTTGCGCTGGATGACAAGGCGTTCCGCTACTGGAACACGCTCACCAACGCCTGGGAGGTCGAGGGCGGCAGCTATGAAGTCCGCGTCGGTGCCTCCTGCGAGGACATCCGCCTGACCGCTGTTGTTACTGTGACCGGTACCGGTGCACCCAACCCCTACGAGGGCAAGAGCCTGCCGCACTACACAGGCGGCAAGGTGCAGAACGTGCCCGACGCCGAGTGGGAAACCCTGCTGGGCCGCCCCATCCCGGACGACACCGTAAAAATCGATCGCAACATGACCCTGGGCGAGCTGAACCACAGCCGCAGCCCGCTGTGCTGGCTGATCTGGCTGGTGCTGCATACGCTGCTGACCGCCAGCTACAAAAAAGGCCAGCCCAACCTGAACGTGATGTTCCAATACAACATGCCGCTGCGCGCCCTGGCCAAAATGACCAGCGGGGCCATCAGTATGGGCATGGTGGATGGCATCGTGCTGGAAGCCAAGGGTTTCTGGGTGATTGGCCTGGTCAAGGTCATTCTTGAGGCCATCAAAAACATAATTCTCAACGCGCAGCTGGAAAGCCGCCTGCGCAACAGTTGA